The stretch of DNA AAGATTACATCTTTTCGAGAACTTAGCTTTTCTGCCCTAAACGTAATGTTAGGTTGATTTTGTAAACTAGCGATTATTCCATAATTTCCATCTTTAAAATTATACGTTTTTTCCTTCACTTTTACTTCAATATCGTACTTTTCTTCGACATAAGCCTCTAATTCACTAGCAACAGTATGCTTCTTCCATGGAAGTCCATTAAATAGTGTGTAACCAAACACAATAAACGAGATACCAATGATTGAAGTTGTTATCAGGAAAATGCGAATAAATCTTTTCAATTAATCGTCCCACCTTATGGTTAATTTATCCTTATAGTGTAATTTTACACCGTAAGAGTATTTTGTCAACTTCAAAGAGCAAATTAAGGATATTTTTTTATACAGAATGTTATAATGACGTGAAAAGATATAGATAAACATGTACATATATAAAGTCGTTTATTAGGAGGATCTAAAATGGAAATAGGAATAAGTACGTTTGTTGAAACAACACCTGATCCACATACTGGTGAAGTAATAAGCCATGCGCAACGAATTCGTGAAGTGGTAGAAGAAATAGTTTTAGCAGATGAAATTGGCTTAGATGTATTTGGCGTTGGGGAGCATCATCGAGAAGACTATGCTGCTTCTGCACCAGCAATAATATTAGCGGCAGCAGCTGCTCGAACAAAGCGGATTCGGTTAACAAGTGCTGTAACGGTTCTTTCCTCGGCGGATCCTGTGAGGGTATTCCAGGACTTTGCTACAGTTGATGCGATTTCAAATGGACGAGCAGAGATTATGGCAGGTAGGGGTTCGTTTATTGAATCGTTTCCGTTGTTCGGTTTTGACTTAAAAGATTATGATGAGCTATTTGAAGAAAACTTAGAACTATTATTAAAAATCCAACAGTCTGAGAAAGTTACGTGGAGAGGTGGACATCGACCAGCAATTGACAATTTAGGTGTCTATCCACGACCAGTACAAGATCCGTTACCAATTTGGATTGGAAGTGGTGGAAACTCACAATCGGTTATGCGTGCCGGATTATTGGGGTTACCACTTGTACTAGCGATTATCGGCGGAAGTCCTCGCCAATTTAGACCACTTGTTGATCTATATAAACGAGCGGCTGAACATGCTGGACACGATGTATCTAAACTCCCGGTTGCTTCTCACTCACACGGATTTATTGCAGAAACAACAGATTTGGCTGCGGATAAATTTTTCCCATCTACTCAGCAAGCAATGAATAAACTAGGGAAAGAACGTGGCTGGGGACGATATGATCGAAATGCATTTGATTCAGCACGTAGTTTAGAAGGTGCGTTATATGTTGGTGATCCAAAGACAGTTGCAGAAAAAATAATTCACCTCCGTAAAAACGTTGGAGTAACAAGATTTATGCTCCACGTACCGGTCGGCACAATGCCACATGATGATGTAATGAAAGCAATCGAACTGTTAGGAAAAGAAGTCGCGCCAATCGTACGTGAAGAATTAGCAAAATGGGAAGAAGAGAATAAATAAAGAAAGTCGATTTTTAAAACTCTTGGCATACATCACTTTAGTATATTTCCACTTCTTTATAGCTAAAATAACGATAGGTGATTGAAACTATGTTATATTTTCAAAGAAAAGGAATAGGTGAACCACTCGTTCTTATTCACGGCTTTCTCGGCACACATCGTATATTTGATAAAATTATGGAAGAACTATCATTAAACTACGATGTAATTGCTGTAGACCTACCAGGCCACGGGAAGTCACAACCGATGGAAGCAAACATTCATAATGTTTATCATTACGCAGAAAAAATAATTCAACTTCTCCATTTACTTGGGGTGGAACGAGCTACTTGGATTGGTCACTCTTTTGGCGGATATATTACATACGCTGCAGTAGATAAATATCGCTCCAATGTTACGAAAGCAGTTGCTGTATATTCTACACCTGCAGAGGATGATGAGCTTTCTAAAGTGGAACACACAAAAAATATCGATGTTATTAAACAAATTGGAATAAAAGCATTTGCTGACAGTCGGATACCGAGGTATTTCTCAATGGATGCGAATGAAGAAGATATTCATTTTGCGATGGTTCTTGGAGAGCAAGCCTCGGAAGAAGGAGCAATAAGAGCACTTGAAGCGATGCGAGATCGTCCAGATCAAACGCAAATGCTCGATACAGTTGATATTCCTCTACAAATTATTAAAGGAACAAAAGATCCTTGGGATGGGAAATTTAAATTATCAAACCCATCTTCCTACGTAACAGTGGTAGAAACGGATACGTCTCACATGGGGATGCTAGATGACCCAGATCAATTTTTAAATGTATTACAAAATTGGCTAAAGACAACGTAACTTACTGGCTAATCGTATTTTATACGGTTAGCTTTTTATCCTTTATTCGGTAATACCAATAATAAGATAAT from Sutcliffiella cohnii encodes:
- a CDS encoding LLM class flavin-dependent oxidoreductase, producing the protein MEIGISTFVETTPDPHTGEVISHAQRIREVVEEIVLADEIGLDVFGVGEHHREDYAASAPAIILAAAAARTKRIRLTSAVTVLSSADPVRVFQDFATVDAISNGRAEIMAGRGSFIESFPLFGFDLKDYDELFEENLELLLKIQQSEKVTWRGGHRPAIDNLGVYPRPVQDPLPIWIGSGGNSQSVMRAGLLGLPLVLAIIGGSPRQFRPLVDLYKRAAEHAGHDVSKLPVASHSHGFIAETTDLAADKFFPSTQQAMNKLGKERGWGRYDRNAFDSARSLEGALYVGDPKTVAEKIIHLRKNVGVTRFMLHVPVGTMPHDDVMKAIELLGKEVAPIVREELAKWEEENK
- a CDS encoding alpha/beta fold hydrolase, encoding MLYFQRKGIGEPLVLIHGFLGTHRIFDKIMEELSLNYDVIAVDLPGHGKSQPMEANIHNVYHYAEKIIQLLHLLGVERATWIGHSFGGYITYAAVDKYRSNVTKAVAVYSTPAEDDELSKVEHTKNIDVIKQIGIKAFADSRIPRYFSMDANEEDIHFAMVLGEQASEEGAIRALEAMRDRPDQTQMLDTVDIPLQIIKGTKDPWDGKFKLSNPSSYVTVVETDTSHMGMLDDPDQFLNVLQNWLKTT